Part of the Paroedura picta isolate Pp20150507F chromosome 3, Ppicta_v3.0, whole genome shotgun sequence genome is shown below.
GGTTGTTCAGTTGTTAAATATTCTTTCCCTTCTGTCCCAGTCGTTCCCTCTTCTTCATTGTGCCTTAGTGCGGCCCCCTTTTCTCCTCACTCTTAACGTTAGGAGAACTGGAATACGGTCTAGTCTGGGTCTGCCGATTCTCCCAGGCATTCACGAAGGTTGCTCTTTAATACGTGACAAATCTGCACGACCCCCGGAGAGCACGGGCCACGAAAGAACGACGAGACAGACCAGGCATACAAGCAAACATTTTAATACATACACATCTCCATTAAACAGAAGAATCATATTCAttacttttatctttttttttttacaaaatgccAAAAAAGTTAGTGTTTCCACAGGCAAGGTTTCCGCTAGGGCAGGGATAGCAGAAACGAATAGCCCGAGGGCGTACCATTCAGGGTGTGCAAGAGAGAGATTGCAGCAGGGTGTGTACAGGTGTGTGGAGGGGTCAGCCCCTGCTGCTACTCTCCAGGGTCCTTCCACGATACAACTTGCCCCGAGAGTGACCCAAGGTTCACTAAGGCCGTTTTGGCCCCGCATCTACAGGCACGTCCACCCCACCTACTTGTCTCGGTTTCTTCCAGAGATTCTCCCAAAGAATTCCCAGAAAGTGtggctggatggggggggggagtgctatgAAACCTCTCATGaggtctgttttcttcttccaaGTCTTAGAATTCCCAGGATTTCCTGTgacgttctgcagggggttggcctagatgaccctgtaggtcccttccaactctatgattctatgattcaacggATGGACTGTGAGGCAAGGAGGTCTGTGTGGCaggagtgagagccagtttggtgtagtggttaggagtgtggacttctaatctggcatgccaggttcgattctgcgctcccccacatgcaaccagctgggtgaccttgggctcgccacggcactgataaaactgtcctgactgggcagtgatatcagcgctctctcagtctcacccacctcacagggtgtctgttgtggggagaggaatgggaaggcgactgtaagccgctctgagcctccttcgggtagggaaaagcggcatataagaaccagctcttcttcttcttcttcttctttgagcttGTCTATGGCTTTGCTGCATGCAAGGACGAGAGCATAAACAAGAGATTCCATTCCCGGTTACATTTGGGGACCAGCTTCCTACAATCCTGATTTAGGGCTTGTGCTCTGTcctggtccccccacccccacctgttcCAAAGCTGAAAGGTTCTGCAGAATTAGATGAGAGTCTGGTTCCAGAATGGTGACCGGTTTCGCGCTGGGAGGAACTGTGgcctggggcggggcggggctgggTGCAGCCTGAACATCTGTGCCGGCTCAGACATGGAAAATGACAAATGGTCATTTTACAGATGTGCAACTTCACTCCCTccaacagacacacacagacacaccagcACACTTCCGTGCCACAAGCAGCGTTGTGAGCATACTTGTCATTTGTGGGATCCGCACGTGGGCTTCCCCAAGCCCCACAGTGTAATTTGGCTTGACGCAAAACAAACATCCCAAGTATGGATTTCCCCTTCGTAGCTTTGCTTAGCGACTAGCGCCTGTCTGCATAGGGGTGGCTGACAATGCTGGGGACACATTCTTTGTCCCCCAACTTACAAGCATGTTACTTCCCCCTCTGGGCTTTACTGCACCACTCAGTTTGCACATAGTGCAGACTTCAGCTGGATACTGTTCTGGCATGGTAGACTGTGTGCAAACTGAATTCTGGGCAAGCGTTTCAGAGCTTCTGGCAGTGAGGATCAATaacaggggtccccagcatggtgcccacGGGGACCACAGCACCCGCCaacccctttcctggtgcccaccaagtattttttgaAAACAGAAGGCGGATGAAGCTTTGAGCAGCAGGGTTAGACTTGGCAGTCAGGgaaggctggctgcttgtggtgTTCTCCTTTGCCCGGGCACAGAAAACGGATCCTAGTCCAATGTCCCAGTTTGCACGTTCTGGAGCCGAAACAAACTTCAAATGTTGGTCAATATTTTGCATTCAACACTGTGCAGGGGGCCAGCTTTCTGACTCTGCACACAACCGAACTTTGCATGCGGACGGGCCCTAACCCTACTTCATGTGCAACCGTTGCAGTTCAATTTGATAACCTTCTAActtaaaatccccctcccctcctgattCTCAGCTAGGGGAACGctaaagggattaaaaaaaaaaaaaagcaataaattGCTCCACGACTCCTATGAAAATTCAAATCCTTGCAGAATGTtgtctggggtgggtgggtgaattaAATGAGGAGACAGATGGGTTATTTAAAGCAATTACCCGCCTCCTCCAGCCCTGGGCCTCAGGAACCCGTGCCCTAGGAGGGGACGTAATTCCCACGCCTGCATCTCATTCCCGTTCCTAAAAGCATCCCCCGCACACCTTACCGTGGCATGTTCCTGCACATCAAGCAGGGTGAATCATGCCTTCCGCCAGTGGGAAACACGCCCAATCCCAGCTTTTTCCTTGAAGgaatccttcccttcttcccccaagCACAGCAACACGCACACCAAATGCGGTCTCTGAAGCAGTGTGCTTGGCCACAGAGGTTTATGTCCAGGATAAACCTCTGGGGGGGTCTTCAAATTGGCCCCCGGAGTCAACGGTTGTTCAAAGCCACAAGCAGACAGAAGTGGCCCCTACGCGGCCTGGCTCGTCTCCCTAAACACACAACAATCCTTTGTTCCCACACTGCAGGAGGAACAATTTAACCGAACGGGGCTGGAAATTAAAGGACTGGAATTTCAGGttgcgacgggggggggggggggggaatgcatccTAAGGGAAAGAGTCTCTGTGTACAAACTTCTCCACCCGCCCACCCCTCCACCCGCCTCAAGACACATGCTCAGGGCTGAAGGAGCAAGGGTTGTTCTGGCAGAACAGTCACCTTGCAGAATGGATCCTTTAGCACAGACGCATCGTTCTTAGCCCAAGAGCTGCCGCAGCCAGCTCAGGTTGggagctctggcttgggaaatacctggtgatttaaggggtggagcctgtggagggcggGGTTTGCGAAGGGGCAGAACTCAGTAGGCTTCAAcgccgtagagtccaccttccgcagcagccattttctccagggggactggtctctagaacaggggtggccaaacggtagttctccatatgcccatggactacaattcccatgagcccctgccagtactgtccatggactataattcccctgAGCCGCTGCCAGCttggctagcaggggctcatgggaattgtagttcatggacatctggaaagccacagtgtggccacccatgctctaggacaggggtagtcaaactgcggccctccagatgtccatggactacaaatcccaggagcccctgccagcgaatgctggcaggggctcctgggaattgtagtccatggacatctggagggccgcagtttgactacccctgctctaggagatctAGGCATATAGAAGCAATTGATTCGGACACCCTGTATTGCCAAAAATTCAACAGGCTCCTCCTTTGCTAGTTTGAAGGGAAGTGTGGCGCTAGCCAGCTTCTAGAATCTACATCTCTCTCATCTCTAGCCTTCTGTCGCTACCCAGATGGGACCTGAAGGGCTTTTGAGGAGCTCATCTGTTTCTTAGCAGCCtgaacagcccaggctagcccaaagcTTGCAAAAGTTCAGAAGCTAAGGAAGATCGGTCCTAGTTAGTCCTTggagggaagaccaccaaggacgtccTGGGTTTCTATGCAGAAGGTGGTAATGGCAAACCATGCCTGAACTAAACGGCTAGCCCAACCTTTTCAGAttttagaagttaagcagggtcagtccttgttgtttcttggaggggagacccccaaggaagcccagggttgctacacagaggcaggcaagggccaaccgCCCCCGGATATCTCTTATattgacctgggtggcccaggctagcctagatctcatcaggtctcagaagctaagcagggtcggccctgattaatacttggatgggagaccaaggaagtccagggttgccatgcaTACGCtggggatggcaaaccacctctgctcagctCTGCCttgaactccccccaccccccgcgatGGGCTCCTgtaaattggttgcaacttgcTGTCAATTCATTATTGCCCTGTGGTTTCTTTTTACATGGCTTGCGCAGAGTGCCCAGTCAGTATAACATTCATGCTAGACTTCTCGTTCTTCTCTCTATCGGACGGTGGCACCAAAGCAATTTGGTTCCCCTAAAGAGGCCACAAAAACCTTGGGTTGGCCTTGCCCCCTTATTTCCTGCAGGCACTTCCTGGGAACCAAGGCCCGGAGTGCAGAAAAAGCCCCTTGTGCAGAACAAGACCTTTCTGGAGGCTTTTCCCTGTATCCTCCAGGAAGCCCCTACGCAGGGCCAGCCCTAGGCGAAATATGACAAGGGGCCAAGTGGACCGGAACAGCCAATTGCTGCCCCCCccagagaaaaacaaagggaGGGAACGAATCACAGAGATGGGACTACGCAAGCCAACTCTGAGGTGCTGGAGGGAAAGAAATGTGGGTGTCAGGCAGGTCTAGGCACCTTTCAGGAAGGAGAATCGTACCGAGTCAGGTGTCAATAATTCCGTTGCtccccggtccccggaccagttACACTTTGAACACAGTCTTTCCCACccatgctgttttttaaaacagaggaagTTGTAATACTGTGCAGATCTGGCGACCCAACGGACACTTGGCATGTCCACGGCACACAAATCGAACCTCCGGGACGATATTTTCACACGGTGTACCGCATCTCTTTTTTGTAcctctctcggggggggggggggtctacccAGCCCCCTTCTCCCTACGGAGatccagccgccccccccccacgatcCCTCTCCTTGTGTCCCTTCAAACAAAAGTGGAACGTTCCTTCATGAAAGGTATAGCGGTAAGGTCCTGTTTTGGGGTGCACCGTTCCAGGGAGCTGGAGCTCTTTAGGGGGATCATGCACCGTTCGGCGGGTTTCCCGTGCCCCATTATCCCCCAACAGCACAGTACCCGCAGGAACTCCTTCCTCATGTCCTTGCTGCGTAGGGTGTAGATGAGGGGGTTGATGGCAGAATTGAGGGTGGCAAAAGCAAAGAAATATTTGGCCTGGTAAAGGATGGTGCACGTCTTCCGGGGACACAAAGCGTCTATCAACAGGACGATGAAGGCCGGCAGCCAGCAGATGATGAAAGCCCCCAGGACAAAGGTCACGGTCCGGAGCAAGGCCATCGTCTGGGAGCCCGCCATCTCGGCGTGGCTAGAACGGACAATGCGGTAGATGCGAACGTACAGGACCACGATGGACAGCAGGATGAGCGTGAAGACGGTGACCACAAAGAAGATGTACCGCTTGGAGTAGAGCGGCAGGACGGTGGAGCACTCGCCGAGTTTATTCATGCAGTTCCAGCCGAGGACGGGCATCCCTCCGATGATGGCCGAGATGACCCAGCAGGCCCCGATCAGCAGGACCATCCGGCAGTTCTTGTCGCTGCTGTAGACTTTGACCTTGGTGATGGCCACGTGCCGCTCAATGGCGATGGCCAATAGGCTGAAGACGGAGGCCGCCAGGGTGGCGAAGGCCGTGCCCTCCCGCACGAACCACTGCAGTGGTGTGAGCAGGAAGGTTGCTGGGCCCGAGAGGACCACGTTGGCAATGAAGGCTGCGCCGGCCAGAAGGTCCGAGAAAGCCAAGTTGCCGATGAAGATGTACATGGCCGAGTGGAACTTCTTGTTCCTCCAGACAGAGATGAGCACCAGCAGGTTCTCCAGGATAATGAAGCAACAGAAGACAATGATGGCCACGGTGATGGGACCCAGCGATGGGTTCTTGTCTTTCTCCAGCTTGTCCTTCGTGTAATTGTAGTGCTCCAAGATTTTGCAGGAGTTGAAGTAGTCCTTGTAGAAGCTCCCCATGGCTTTCAGACGCTCCCCCTTCCCCGGGCGGGTTACACGGCTGTTTGCCCGGGAATATCTGTACAAGAGGGCGTGGGACCGGACGGAAGCCAGGAGATGTCCATCGGGAGCGGAAGGAACAAAGAGGCAACTTGGAGAACCCTAGAAGAAGGAACAAAATCCACAGGGTTAGGAACTTGGGGGGCGAGGCTGGGAAAAGAGACAGCTAAGGTTGGCGGTCCCCAGGTCAGGCCTGGCGTGGCCCCAGGATTATGCTTtggaatgtaagagaagccaatggcccctccaggccaggatt
Proteins encoded:
- the S1PR2 gene encoding sphingosine 1-phosphate receptor 2 isoform X2; translation: MGSFYKDYFNSCKILEHYNYTKDKLEKDKNPSLGPITVAIIVFCCFIILENLLVLISVWRNKKFHSAMYIFIGNLAFSDLLAGAAFIANVVLSGPATFLLTPLQWFVREGTAFATLAASVFSLLAIAIERHVAITKVKVYSSDKNCRMVLLIGACWVISAIIGGMPVLGWNCMNKLGECSTVLPLYSKRYIFFVVTVFTLILLSIVVLYVRIYRIVRSSHAEMAGSQTMALLRTVTFVLGAFIICWLPAFIVLLIDALCPRKTCTILYQAKYFFAFATLNSAINPLIYTLRSKDMRKEFLRVLCCWGIMGHGKPAERCMIPLKSSSSLERCTPKQDLTAIPFMKERSTFV
- the S1PR2 gene encoding sphingosine 1-phosphate receptor 2 isoform X1, whose protein sequence is MKTRVENKASCCGSPSCLFVPSAPDGHLLASVRSHALLYRYSRANSRVTRPGKGERLKAMGSFYKDYFNSCKILEHYNYTKDKLEKDKNPSLGPITVAIIVFCCFIILENLLVLISVWRNKKFHSAMYIFIGNLAFSDLLAGAAFIANVVLSGPATFLLTPLQWFVREGTAFATLAASVFSLLAIAIERHVAITKVKVYSSDKNCRMVLLIGACWVISAIIGGMPVLGWNCMNKLGECSTVLPLYSKRYIFFVVTVFTLILLSIVVLYVRIYRIVRSSHAEMAGSQTMALLRTVTFVLGAFIICWLPAFIVLLIDALCPRKTCTILYQAKYFFAFATLNSAINPLIYTLRSKDMRKEFLRVLCCWGIMGHGKPAERCMIPLKSSSSLERCTPKQDLTAIPFMKERSTFV